The Fodinibius salinus nucleotide sequence CAGTCTAAAGATAAATACACCAAGATTACGCCCAAGCACCAGATTGGCGAAGCTCCCTATCGTTTTAACTGGAATACGCCGGTAGAAATGAGCAACCACAATTCGGATATCATTTATTTTGGATCACAAAAAATTAATCGGTCTATGGATCAGGGTAAGACCTGGACGACCATAAGTCCTGACTTAACGAAGGATCTGCCCAACGGCAATGTCCCCTATTCTACATTAACAACCATCTCGGAATCACCTGTTGATTTCAGTGTACTATGGGCCGGCACGGATGATGGTAACATCCAGGTTACCAAAGACGGCGGCAAACACTGGGATTTGGTATCCAAAGACTTGCCCAAACGCCGCTGGGTCAGCGAAGTGCAGGCTTCTCCCCATGATCCTGCTACGGCTTATGCTTCGCTCAATGGTTATCGGTACGATGATTTCAAAACCTACCTGTACAAAACGACTAACTATGGCCGCACCTGGCAATCGGTACAAGGCAATCTGCCGCAGGATGTAGCCAACGTTATCGCACAAGATCCCGTAAATCCCGATATCCTATATGCGGGACTTGACCACGGAACCTATGCAAGCTTTAATGATGGCAAAAAATGGTTTTTGATTAATGGAATACCCAATGTTGCTTCTTACGATATGGTCGTTCATCCCCGCGAAAATGATTTGGTAGTGGGTACGCACGGTCGCAGTGTATATGTAATGGAACTTGAACCCATCCACAAGATAGCAAACAACCAAGATGCGACCATTATGGCACTGCAAACTCAAGATGTTCGCCATTCTGATAACTGGGGAGAACGCCCGGCTCCCTACCGCCCAATTAACGAACCGGAAACCAAGTGGATGTACTGGGTGGGCAATTCCGACGTTGAAGAAGAATCTATCAGCATTAAAATTTCGAACAGTGATGGAGAAATTGTAAAAACATTATCAGACAAAGCTGATTATGGGTTCAATACGTTGAGTTGGAACCTACTACTGGATAAGTCCAGCAAAGACAACTCACGCAGCTATCTGTCGCCCGGTACCTACACTGTTACTTATAATTTAAATGGATCTACTGATGAAATTACGTTTGATGTTACCAGTCGCAATCATAGCGGCAATACTTCTGAGCGGGTGTTCTCAAGCCCAGAAGAAATCGAATACGAAGAATACTAATGACAGCGGCCGCACACTCGAATTTGTGCGGTCGGTATCTTTTCTCTCTGCCAGCGGTGACACGGCAAGTACTGTTCAAGTAGCCGTTGCAGATGATGACACAGAGCGAAACCAAGGCCTAATGGATGTGCGGGATTTGCCCGAATCAAAGGGTATGCTATTTATTTTTGAGAATAATGAGCCCCGCAGCTTCTGGATGGCCAATACTCCCCTTTCACTAGATATTATTTTTGTAAACAACGAGGGGGAAATAGTACGCATCCATCACAGTGCCCAACCTTTTTCCGAAAAAAATGTAAAATCAGACAAACCGGCAAAGTATGTAATAGAAACCAATGCAGGATACTGTATTTCCAATGATATACAGGAAGGCATGAACGTGAGTTTGTAGGGGGATCCCAAAGGCACAGACGGGTCTGGACGTATGAACGCACAACGTACAGTAAGGTGAATAATAAAATAGCACAAACGTATCCCCCTTGTACTATAGACGATTGCTATACTTAAGCCTCTATTTTCTCATCCTTATGTTCATCCAAAAATTCCTTCACCTTCATCACATTCTGCTTTGAACCAATAAAGATGGGGGTGCGTTGATGAATAGACTCCGGCGTAATTTCCATAACACGTCCATTGCCGTCAATAGCCATCCCACCGGCTTGCTCAATAATCATACTCAATGGATTGCACTCGTACATAAGCCGCAGCTTTCCATTGGGATATTCCTGGCTATCCGGATAAATGAAGATACCACCCTTCATAAGGGTACGATGCACATCCGCTACCATGGCACCAATATAACGCGCAGAATACGGACGGTTTGTCTCATCATCTACTTCCTGGCAGTACTTGACATATTTTTTTAGCCCCTCGGGCCATGACTTATAGTTACCCTCATTTACGCTGTAAATACTGCCATAGTCCGGAATCTTAATATCATCATTCGACAAAATAAACTCTCCGATACTGGGATCCAGCGTAAATAATGAGACGCCTACTCCTGTAGTATAAGCCATGAGCGTACTTGATCCGTACAATACATATCCAGCCGCTACCTGCTGGAGCCCGGGTTGCAGCGCATCATCCTCGGAAAGCTTCTTTGTACTTGTATTCTTACGAAGGTAGATTGAAAAAATACTGCCAATAGAAACATTTACATCAATGTTCGAAGAACCATCAAGGGGATCCAGATAGACAATATATTTACCTCCATCGTTATCCAGATCTACAATACCGTCATTCTCTTCGGAGATCACCATGCAGGTAATTTCGGAGCGGTTAAGTGCAGAAATAAGCTGCTCATCAGCAAATAAATCCAATTTTTTAACCGATTCGCCGTGCACATTAGTACTGCCATCTTCACCCAAAATATTAGTAATACCCGCCTTGTTAACCTCGCGAGAAATAATTTTTGCTGCCAGTCCAATATCTCTGAGCAACTGCGAAAGCTCCCCTTTTGCACCTGGAAATTTATTCTGTGACTGAATAATATATTCTTCCAGCGTAATCACACTTTTCGATTTCTGATCTACCATACCGTCTTAACTATTATAATTTCAATAATCTCTATGCTGATAATTTATCCTAAGGTAAAAAATTTTGATATAGATCTTTAGCCTTGCTTTCCAACTCTTGCAACGTGCCGTTGTTTCGAATGACATAATCAGCCTCATGAACAGACTCCTCAAAATTGCGCTGTTTTTCCATGCGCTGCAAAATTTCTTGTTCCCTACTGCCATCCCGTTGTTGAACACGCTCTAATCGCTTTTGTCGATCTGCCAAAACTAATACAACCACATCCATTTGCTTGGGACGCAAGTTATCCAACAATAATGCCGCCTCATAAACAAATACATTAATCCCATCGGTTTGGGCCTGCTGTATTTTGTATTGTACAGCTTGCGGTATTTTGGGATGAACGATGGCATTGAGCTCCTCAACCCTATTCTTCTCGAACGCCTCTTTGGCCAGATGGTCTCGGTTAAGAGAACCATTTTCATGGAATGAGTCTGTTCCAAATTTATCAACCAGCTGTTGCTTTATTTCCGGATCCGTATTCATGAGCTCTTTGGCCAACGCATCCGCATTGAGCAGCCGTGCGCCAAGTGATTGCCAAATTTTACATACCGTGGATTTTCCGCTTCCAATACCCCCGGTAATGCCTACAACAGTCATCATTCCTCGCTGGATGAAGATGAAATAGAAAGCAGATACTCATTAATAAACTCATCGATCTCACCGTCCATCACCGCTTCGGTATTGGATGTCTCATAATCAGTACGGTGATCTTTAACCATATTATAGGGATGGAAAACATAGGAGCGAATTTGAGATCCCCATTCTATTTTACTTTTGGAATCTTCGAGCTTCTGCTTTTCCCGTTCTTTAATCTGTTTTTCGAGCTCATAAATTTTTGACTTTAGCAGTGTCATCGCCTTGTCGCGGTTCTGTTTTTGCGAACGCTCCTGTTGGCATTCAGCAGCCACACGTTCCTCGGATCCATCAGAAAGTTCTCCTTCCCAGATCAGGCGTACCGCTGTTTCTGTTTTATTTACGTGCTGCCCACCTGCACCACTGGCTCGAAACCGCTGGAGCTCAACCTCACTTTCATTGATATCTACCTCAATAGTATCATCGATAACCGGTGATACAAATACTGAACAAAAAGAAGTATGTCGACGGGAGTTGCTGTCGAATGGAGAAATACGCACCAGTCGATGTACACCGCTCTCAGCTTTCAGAAATCCATAAGCAAATTCGCCATGTACCTGAATGGTCGCACTTTTGAGTCCTGCCTCTTCCCCATCTTGGTATTCAATTACAGACAGCTCATAGTCATTATTTTTGGCCCAGCGCGTGTACATCCGATAGAGCATTTCGGCCCAATCCTGACTTTCCGTACCGCCCGCACCGGGATTAAAAGTAAGCAGTGCATCTCGGTGATCATCTTCACCGCTCAGCATATTCTGCAGCTCAAGACGATCTAACTTTTGCTCTAGGCGGCGTACTTCCCCCTGCAGCTCATCGCCCACCTCTTCGCCTTCTTCTTCAAATTCCTGATATACCTGGATGCTGTCCCGCAAGGAATCCAGCTCATCCCAGGCGGCTATCAAGCTCTTCTCATGATCTATCTTTTTCATGATACGCCGCGCCTCATCGGGATCATCCCAGAAATTCGGATCTTGGGTCTGCTCCTGCAGCTCAATAATGTTTACTTTGCGTTGCTCATAGTCAAAGATACCCCCTGAGCGCATCCACGCGCTCAAATAAGTCATTTAAATGATCGGTATTAACAGTTGTCGTACTCACAATAATTGTTCTTTTTATTCAAATTCTGTTGAAAAGAAAATCCTTACACTATATCTCTATAATATACCGCTACGAGTTAACCTAAAATAAAGCTTACCCACCTTATAGGCATCAACATGACTAGATCCATTGTTTTAGACCTAACGGTCACTTACCTCCAATTTTGCCCAGGATATATCCCAGTGCCACCCCACCTACGAAAGAAACAAGTACGCCCTCCTCGGGATGTGATCGCACATAGCGGCGGGCCTCTCGGTAATCGCGATTTAGCTCATCTTCCAAATTAGCGCGTTCTTTCTTTAAACGATGGATAAGCTTTTCGTAACCCTCAACTGCTGCTTTTCTCTTATCTTCAAGTTGCTCTTCAATTTCTTTTTCGGTGTTCTTATTGTCATCCGCCATAACGAATCAATTGTGGATTGGGATTTCTGTAAAGATACAAATTTCAACGCAAATGAAAGTGCAAAAAATACTTCACTTTGATAATCGTTAACTAAATCTTTACAGTCTATTCATACAGAGTACATACTAGGATGTTACATTGGCAACCTGATGAAATCACTTTCAAATATCGTTTCTAAGCTGCAGGACCAGCTGTTTAATTCGGTTGTTTCGAGTAATCTCATTTATAATACCTGCTGGGAGGATCCACGAATAGACCGCAGTCTTTTACAGCTCGATAATGACAGCCAAGTCGTTATGTTGACCAGCGCTGGCTGTAATGCATTGGATTACTTGCTCGACAATCCCCATAAAGTTCACTGTGTGGATATCAATCCTGCCCAGAACGCCCTTTTGGAACTTAAAAAAGCTCTTTTTGAGGCAGGGAAACACCATTTGCTCTGGGATTTCTTTGGGAAAGGTGCCAAAAAGGGAGCTAAAATGGTTTACCGGCAGAAACTTCGTTCCCTTCTACCCTCTTTTGCCCAAACATACTGGGACGGACACATAGATTATTTTGAACCTACTTCCGTATTGCCCAGTTTTTATTTTAGAGGAACTTCTGGAAATGTAGCCCGCCTTATCCATAACCGCATTCAACGTAAAGGACTATATCCGCAAGTGCTAAACATGCTTGATGCTGAAAAACTCAGCGAACAAGCCTATTATTTTCAAGAAATTGAACCACAAATCTGGAACACTTTTTCCAAATGGCTGGTTCGTCAGCCCGCCACAATGACCATGATCGGCGTACCTGCAACACAGCGCAAGATGATTGAAAAAAGATACACAGGCGGAATTTTGGATTTTATTCGAGAGTCTCTCAATCGGGTTTTTACAAAACAAACCCTGCAGGACAATTACTTTTGGCGTGTATACTTAACGGGATCATACCGGTCAAACTGTTGTCCTAACTATTTGCTCGAAGAAAATTTTGAGACGCTGAAGAAACGTACAGATAATATTAACACCCATACCTCAACCCTTTCCAATTTTCTGGAGCAGAATCCCGATAACTACTCCCATTTTGTGCTTCTTGATCATCAGGACTGGATGGCTGATGCCCAACCGGATGCCTTGGCTAAAGAATGGCAATTGATTCTATCCAACGCACAACAAGGCGCCAAAATCCTTTTCCGATCAGCGGGATCTACACTTAGCTTCCTGCCTGAATTTGTTTTTGATTACGTTGATTTTAACTCAGGTCGAACCGATGAAATTCACCAGCAGGACCGCGTAGGTACCTATGAATCCACACATCTGGGCATTGTACAATGATGGACACCGAACATACAGATTCTGATTCCTATAATGGCAGTGTAGAAAAATATTACCGCTTCCACTCGCTAATTTATGACGCTACTCGCTGGAGCTTTTTATTTGGTCGGGATGATCTCTTGGATGGTATCCCCGACCTGTCTTCTAAACCTCGTATTCTGGAGATTGGCTGCGGTACTGGCAAGAATTTAAGTCGGCTGCAATACTACTTTCCCGATGCCGATCTTGTAGGTATTGACCTTTCTTCTGCTATGCTTGAAGTTGCAAAAAATAAGTTTATTGATTCTAACCAGGTTAAACTGATACAGGCAGAATATGGGGCTGATGATATACAGCTAGAACCTTTTGATCTTATTATTTGCTCCTACTCTCTTACCATGGTTGGTGATAATATTGAAGATGTCATAGTACAAATCACTGATGGTCTGAATCCCCATGGATATATTGCCGTGGTGGACTTTAACACTTCTCCCTTTGGATGGTTTCGGCAATGGATGGAAGTAAATCATGTAGATTTAAGCGGTCATTTGCTTCCCCTACTTAACAAATATTATCGGCCGGTTATATCAGAAAAAAATGATGCCTATTGGGGTTTATGGTCCTACTTCACATTTATAGGACAGCATTCTTGACGGACACTATTGAGAGCAAAACTTTGCAAAATCTCATTTGTCATTGCAATATCTGCTAAGTTCGAATAAGATTAGGCAATAAATTCCAATTGGATATCAAATAGTGAGTTCCAGCTCAGCTTTTATTATTTTATACATCCTATGAAACAGATTGAACAAAAAATTACCGAGATCCAAAACGAACTCAAGGAATCCCCCAATAATGCCGAACTACTTAACGAGCTCGGTGTTGGCTATCACATGCTCGGTGAATACCAGAAAGCAGTAGAGGCCTACCGGCAATCAATAGCCGAAGACGCCGAAAACTTTAAAGTACATTTTAACCTGGCCAACACTTTTTTTGAACAGCAAGAGGTTGAAAAGGCAGTCAATTATTACCTTAACGCACTGGATATCCAGCCTGATTACGTCCCTGCGCTAAATAATCTAGCGGATGTGTATGAACTGGCCGAGGATAATGACCGGGCGCAGGAACTGTTCGAATATATCACTAAGATAAAACCGGATGACCCAATGGGATACTTCAATCTCGGTAATTTTCATCTGCGTACTAATAACACCGTTGAAGCCGGAAAATGCTACAAAAAAGCGATTGAACTAGACCCTAAATTCCACGAGGCCTACAACAATATCGGCTTTATTTTAAAACACATTGGCCAATATGAAGAAGCCATTTCATATTTTGAGCAGTGCTTAGAAATTGCACCTGATTATGAACCAGCCCAAAAAGATCTTGCCGCCTGTCGAGAAGCATTGTCGAAATGATATATTATTTATCCCGATACAAACATTGCCACTTACTGTAAGACTGAGATAAAAATTACATAAGGGACATTCCCTGTTTACCTTCAAAGCAAATTATTCAGCCTCAATTGAACCTAGAACATTCAGGAAATATGGCATTGCTCTGTTATAACTTGATAGCGTATGTTATTCGGTTATCACAATTAGGATTATAGACAAAGCTTTTTTACCATAAATTTGACCTTTAATTACAGGAATGCCCTTTTCAGAAATCGCAAAACATTACCCATCATGAAGAAATTACTCTATCCACTACTTTGGGGAATCATCACTCTTTTCCTAAGCGTATCCTTTTCTAATTCATTTGCCCAAGATCAAGGCACACGACTGCTGCGCGAACCTACTGTGAGCCAAGATCACATCGTGTTTGTGTATGCTAATGACCTTTGGATCACCGATAGGAACGGCGGTGAGGCCCGAAGACTCACGAGCGGCGAAGGAAGTGAAACCAATCCTCATTTTTCTCCCGACGGATCAAAGATTGCTTTTACCGCCCAGTACGACGGTAATACCGACGTCTATGTGGTTTCTGCTGAAGGTGGGCAACCCAAACGGTTAACATGGCACGGCGATAACGATGAGGTTACCGGCTGGACTCCCAACGGGAAAAAGGTACTTTTTATATCAGGACGTAAAGGCGTACCCACAAAAAGTAGCACCTTTTATACCGTAGGTTTAAATGGCGGACTTCCACAAAAACATAAAATTCCTCGTGCCGCAGCCGGAGAACTTTCGGGCGACGGCTCACATATTGCCTATCAGCCAGTCAGTTTTTGGGATCCTGAGTGGAGAAACTATCGCGGCGGGCAAGCCAAGCCTATCTGGGTAGTGGACTTAAAAACAAATAAGCTGCAAACCTCCCCCCGAGCTAACAAAGAACGCCATATCGATCCTGTCTGGCTCAATGATACCGTCTATTTCCTTTCCGAACGGGATTATACCATGAATATATGGTCATATAATCCCCAGAGCGGAGAAAGTGAGCAACAAACTTTTCACTCTCAGTTCGATGTTAAGAGTCTCGATTCAGGTGATGGTATCATCGTCTATGAACAAGGCGGATATTTGTTTGAACTAGATCCATCCACTGGAAAACACAAACAGATTGAGATTAATGTGCGTGGAGATATGACCTGGGCACGTCCGCGATGGGTAGAGGCTCCATCTGCTTCGCTCAGTAATGCCGCACTATCCCCCACTGGTCAGCGTGCGTTGTTTCAATATCGCGGAGAAGTACTGACAGTGCCTAAAGAAAAAGGAAGCTGGCGAAACCTCACCAAGAGTTCGGGCGTTGCCAATCGCTATCCGATATGGTCGCCCGACGGACAACAGGTGGCTTGGTTTTCGGATGAAAGTGGTGAATACCAGCTGTATATCTCTGATCAAAAAGGGCTCGAAGATCCCAAGAAAATAAAATTACCTGAACCAACCTTCTTTTTTGAACCGGCTTGGTCACCCGACGGCAAACATATTGCCTACACTGATACTGACTACAAGCTATGGTATGTTAACACCGAAACCGGAGAAGCCACCCATGTGGATACCGACAGCTACGCACATCCCAACCGTACACTTAATCCCAAGTGGTCGCCCGATAGCAAGTGGATCGCTTATGCCAAACGGTTGAAAAGCCAATACCATGTAATTAAAGTGCACAATGTAGAGAGCGGCGAAACTTATCAAATTACAGACGGCATGGCCGACTCTATCGATCCCGTATGGGATGAAAGCGGTAAATATATTTATTTCTTGGCCAGTACTAATTTTGGGCTCAACACCGGCTGGCTGGATATGAGCTCATATGATATGAGCACCTCCCGTGGACTATACATGGTATTACTCGATGATGATATCCCCTCTCCATTTTTAGCCGAAAGCAATGAAGAACCAACACCAAATAAGGATAAAAAAGACAAAAAGTCTGAAGGGTCGGACGAAACACCGACTGTAACTATTGATACGAAAGGTATAACCGACCGTATTGTTTCTGCTGATATTCCTAAACAAGACTATACCAATCTCGTTACGGGACCTGAAAATCACGTCTTCTATCAGCAAGGCGGAACGCTTCATCGCTATAATGTGAAAGAAGATAAATCAGTGGAATTTTTGTCGCCGGTACAAGAAACGGCGATATCCCAAGATCGAAAAAACCTGCTGTATCGCAGCGGCGAAACCTGGGGCATTGTCTCAACGGTAGGCAGTCCCCAAAAGCCAGGAAACGGTCAGCTGGATGTGAGTAACCTGCAGGTGCGTATAGATCCACAAAAAGAGTGGGAACAAATTTTCAGAGAAGGCTGGCGATTTCAGCGCGACTTTCTCTATGTGGATAACGAACATGGCGCTCCATGGCAAAAAATTTACGACTGGTACCGCCCATGGGTAGATCACATTCGGCATCGGTCGGATATGAGTTATCTCATTGATATCCTGGGCGGTGAAATATCTGTGGGTCACTCCTATACCTTCGGCGGTGACTATCCCGATCTGGAGGAAGTTTCAATCGGCCTGCTAGGCGCTGACCTCGAAGAAACCAATGGTCATTATCGCATCAAAAAGATTTATACTGATGAAAACTGGAATCCTGACTTACATGCTCCGCTGGCACAACCCGGTATTGACGTTCAAGAGGGAGACTATATTTTAGCGGTCAACGGTCAAAAGCTTGCAACACCAACCAATCCCTTTAGCCTGTTTGAGGGAACAGCTGGTCGTAATACTATTTTAACCGTCAATGATTCGCCCACCATGGAAGGCGCCCAAACGGTATCAGTTGTACCGGTTGAGGATGAAAGTCAGCTCCGCCTCCGCAACTGGATAGAAGGTAACCGTCGAAAGGTAAATGAGATGTCTGACGGAAAACTTGCTTACGTCTGGCTACCCAACACGGGCAATGGTGGATATAATGCTTTCAACCGCTACTATTTTGCTCAACAGAACAAAGACGGTGTTGTCATTGACGAACGCAATAACGGTGGCGGGTCGGCGGCCGATTATATGATCGATGTGATGGATCGTGAATTATTGGGGTATTTTAACAGTAAATCCGGTGATAAATTCCCGCCTTTCACCACCCCTATGGCCGGCATTTGGGGACCAAAGGTAATGGTAATTAATGAACGTGCCGGATCGGGCGGTGATCTGTTACCCTATATGTTCCGAGAGAAAGAACTTGGTCCGCTGGTAGGCACACGAACCTGGGGTGGACTCGTAGGCACTTGGGATACGCCCCCATTTATCGATGGCGGTGGCATGATTGCTCCACGCGGCGGATTTTACAATACTGACGGCAAGTGGGATGTAGAAGGTAAAGGCATCAGTCCCGATATAGCTGTGATGCAGGATCCTGCAAAAGTGATGAATGGTCATGACCCACAACTGCAACGTGCTGTCCTAGAAGCACAGCGGCTCTTAAAATCTCAGGATGTAAAATTGAAGAAAGAACCGGCTCCGCCCGTAAAATGGAAACGCGCAGAAGAAACCGAGGGCTGGAATTAAAGCAATGGTGACGAACAGCCCGTAAAGCTTAGTAGTTTTAGCTTTTGAACAGCGTGAATAAAGCAGTACGATTAGAATTTCAATAAGCAAATCCGGCCATAAATACTTATTTTAGATTCATTTTTAATCCAACAAATTTATTATGCGATTTTTCAGCCGAAAAATTATTAAACCGGAAGATATGAATGCCCACGGTACTCTCTTTGGGGGATCGGTACTGAGCTGGATTGATGAAGAAGCTGCTATTTACACGACATGCCAACTGGGCAAAGGGAATATTGTCACTAAGTATATGACCGAGATTAACTTTGTGAGCTCGGCCGGCCTGGGAGATATCATCGAAATTGGAATGGAAACGGTAGAATTCGGACGCACATCTATTACTGTACGATGCGAAGTCCGCCACAAATTCTCTAAAGAGACCATTATCAAAATCGATAAAATTGTATTTGTTCACCTTAACGAAACCGGAGAACCTGTGCCCCACGGTATTACTGAACCACAGAATTCATAATTGCCTTTATTTTTAAAGGATTATTACATCTTTTTGTTCTTAAAGCAAGAATCTACTTTTTGTAGTTGTGTAAAAATTATATTTTCCGCATGGTAAAATGACGCTTTTTTTCGTTGGGCTATAACATTTAAACAGGACTATTATGAGTTATCAAATCATTAAACCGCAGGAAAACTTAGACATGATTCTCGGAGCTCCCGAGCATGTGGTAGAATTCTGTGAGGCCGCTATTGAATCCATTACAGAATTCAAAACAAACTTCCACAAGCACCTTACTGATCGAAATATTGAAGAGCTGCGTGGCGCCGGACATAAAATTAAGCCTGGTGCTCAGATGATGGGAGCTGATATTGTGCTGGAGAATTATGAACACGGTAAAGACCTCATTAAGGAAGAGGCCGATCAGGAAGAGTTAAAAGCACTGGCAAACGAAATGGATGAGATCTGTACAAAAATTAAGGAAGACCTGGATAAACTGGTCGAAGAGAAAGGCTAACGTATTCGATTAAGCAGTTAGCTGATAAACCACTTCAGTGACAGCAACAACGATTACAATTTGACCAACACCCAGCCGGAGAGGTACTCTCAATCAAATACTACCGGTTACGTCATCTACTTGAAAGACCACTTTGCCCTAAAGCTTCGAAGTCATTACGAGTGTAATTCAGCACTCTCCTTACATATGACGAGCACCAAATCCCGATTCCAAAACACAACAGGATAACCATCATTAACTAC carries:
- a CDS encoding tetratricopeptide repeat protein; this encodes MKQIEQKITEIQNELKESPNNAELLNELGVGYHMLGEYQKAVEAYRQSIAEDAENFKVHFNLANTFFEQQEVEKAVNYYLNALDIQPDYVPALNNLADVYELAEDNDRAQELFEYITKIKPDDPMGYFNLGNFHLRTNNTVEAGKCYKKAIELDPKFHEAYNNIGFILKHIGQYEEAISYFEQCLEIAPDYEPAQKDLAACREALSK
- the prfB gene encoding peptide chain release factor 2 (programmed frameshift), whose product is MSTTTVNTDHLNDLFERVDALRGYLDYEQRKVNIIELQEQTQDPNFWDDPDEARRIMKKIDHEKSLIAAWDELDSLRDSIQVYQEFEEEGEEVGDELQGEVRRLEQKLDRLELQNMLSGEDDHRDALLTFNPGAGGTESQDWAEMLYRMYTRWAKNNDYELSVIEYQDGEEAGLKSATIQVHGEFAYGFLKAESGVHRLVRISPFDSNSRRHTSFCSVFVSPVIDDTIEVDINESEVELQRFRASGAGGQHVNKTETAVRLIWEGELSDGSEERVAAECQQERSQKQNRDKAMTLLKSKIYELEKQIKEREKQKLEDSKSKIEWGSQIRSYVFHPYNMVKDHRTDYETSNTEAVMDGEIDEFINEYLLSISSSSSEE
- a CDS encoding DUF3419 family protein, which translates into the protein MKSLSNIVSKLQDQLFNSVVSSNLIYNTCWEDPRIDRSLLQLDNDSQVVMLTSAGCNALDYLLDNPHKVHCVDINPAQNALLELKKALFEAGKHHLLWDFFGKGAKKGAKMVYRQKLRSLLPSFAQTYWDGHIDYFEPTSVLPSFYFRGTSGNVARLIHNRIQRKGLYPQVLNMLDAEKLSEQAYYFQEIEPQIWNTFSKWLVRQPATMTMIGVPATQRKMIEKRYTGGILDFIRESLNRVFTKQTLQDNYFWRVYLTGSYRSNCCPNYLLEENFETLKKRTDNINTHTSTLSNFLEQNPDNYSHFVLLDHQDWMADAQPDALAKEWQLILSNAQQGAKILFRSAGSTLSFLPEFVFDYVDFNSGRTDEIHQQDRVGTYESTHLGIVQ
- the fbp gene encoding class 1 fructose-bisphosphatase, with amino-acid sequence MVDQKSKSVITLEEYIIQSQNKFPGAKGELSQLLRDIGLAAKIISREVNKAGITNILGEDGSTNVHGESVKKLDLFADEQLISALNRSEITCMVISEENDGIVDLDNDGGKYIVYLDPLDGSSNIDVNVSIGSIFSIYLRKNTSTKKLSEDDALQPGLQQVAAGYVLYGSSTLMAYTTGVGVSLFTLDPSIGEFILSNDDIKIPDYGSIYSVNEGNYKSWPEGLKKYVKYCQEVDDETNRPYSARYIGAMVADVHRTLMKGGIFIYPDSQEYPNGKLRLMYECNPLSMIIEQAGGMAIDGNGRVMEITPESIHQRTPIFIGSKQNVMKVKEFLDEHKDEKIEA
- a CDS encoding class I SAM-dependent methyltransferase; the protein is MMDTEHTDSDSYNGSVEKYYRFHSLIYDATRWSFLFGRDDLLDGIPDLSSKPRILEIGCGTGKNLSRLQYYFPDADLVGIDLSSAMLEVAKNKFIDSNQVKLIQAEYGADDIQLEPFDLIICSYSLTMVGDNIEDVIVQITDGLNPHGYIAVVDFNTSPFGWFRQWMEVNHVDLSGHLLPLLNKYYRPVISEKNDAYWGLWSYFTFIGQHS
- a CDS encoding S41 family peptidase, with the protein product MKKLLYPLLWGIITLFLSVSFSNSFAQDQGTRLLREPTVSQDHIVFVYANDLWITDRNGGEARRLTSGEGSETNPHFSPDGSKIAFTAQYDGNTDVYVVSAEGGQPKRLTWHGDNDEVTGWTPNGKKVLFISGRKGVPTKSSTFYTVGLNGGLPQKHKIPRAAAGELSGDGSHIAYQPVSFWDPEWRNYRGGQAKPIWVVDLKTNKLQTSPRANKERHIDPVWLNDTVYFLSERDYTMNIWSYNPQSGESEQQTFHSQFDVKSLDSGDGIIVYEQGGYLFELDPSTGKHKQIEINVRGDMTWARPRWVEAPSASLSNAALSPTGQRALFQYRGEVLTVPKEKGSWRNLTKSSGVANRYPIWSPDGQQVAWFSDESGEYQLYISDQKGLEDPKKIKLPEPTFFFEPAWSPDGKHIAYTDTDYKLWYVNTETGEATHVDTDSYAHPNRTLNPKWSPDSKWIAYAKRLKSQYHVIKVHNVESGETYQITDGMADSIDPVWDESGKYIYFLASTNFGLNTGWLDMSSYDMSTSRGLYMVLLDDDIPSPFLAESNEEPTPNKDKKDKKSEGSDETPTVTIDTKGITDRIVSADIPKQDYTNLVTGPENHVFYQQGGTLHRYNVKEDKSVEFLSPVQETAISQDRKNLLYRSGETWGIVSTVGSPQKPGNGQLDVSNLQVRIDPQKEWEQIFREGWRFQRDFLYVDNEHGAPWQKIYDWYRPWVDHIRHRSDMSYLIDILGGEISVGHSYTFGGDYPDLEEVSIGLLGADLEETNGHYRIKKIYTDENWNPDLHAPLAQPGIDVQEGDYILAVNGQKLATPTNPFSLFEGTAGRNTILTVNDSPTMEGAQTVSVVPVEDESQLRLRNWIEGNRRKVNEMSDGKLAYVWLPNTGNGGYNAFNRYYFAQQNKDGVVIDERNNGGGSAADYMIDVMDRELLGYFNSKSGDKFPPFTTPMAGIWGPKVMVINERAGSGGDLLPYMFREKELGPLVGTRTWGGLVGTWDTPPFIDGGGMIAPRGGFYNTDGKWDVEGKGISPDIAVMQDPAKVMNGHDPQLQRAVLEAQRLLKSQDVKLKKEPAPPVKWKRAEETEGWN
- the coaE gene encoding dephospho-CoA kinase (Dephospho-CoA kinase (CoaE) performs the final step in coenzyme A biosynthesis.), whose translation is MMTVVGITGGIGSGKSTVCKIWQSLGARLLNADALAKELMNTDPEIKQQLVDKFGTDSFHENGSLNRDHLAKEAFEKNRVEELNAIVHPKIPQAVQYKIQQAQTDGINVFVYEAALLLDNLRPKQMDVVVLVLADRQKRLERVQQRDGSREQEILQRMEKQRNFEESVHEADYVIRNNGTLQELESKAKDLYQNFLP
- a CDS encoding DUF192 domain-containing protein; the encoded protein is MLPVAIIAAILLSGCSQAQKKSNTKNTNDSGRTLEFVRSVSFLSASGDTASTVQVAVADDDTERNQGLMDVRDLPESKGMLFIFENNEPRSFWMANTPLSLDIIFVNNEGEIVRIHHSAQPFSEKNVKSDKPAKYVIETNAGYCISNDIQEGMNVSL